A single genomic interval of Primulina huaijiensis isolate GDHJ02 chromosome 7, ASM1229523v2, whole genome shotgun sequence harbors:
- the LOC140980858 gene encoding uncharacterized protein has protein sequence MTQEEADDATEVVSGTILIQSVPDYVLFDYGATHSFMSKRFAKKLGRKPDKLTEPFRIATPTSKAIETHEIYRDCKISISNQTFRADLIQLIMVDFDIILGMDWLARNSAMVDCKEKRVKLRTPDQEEVVFHGKPKERKPLLSASQAWRAMKSVEDIYLAMVSEITGEVELKLEDIPIVREFPDVFIEELSGTVPDHEVEFEINLVPGIAQSEAPYRMAPVELKDLKEQLQ, from the coding sequence ATGACTCAGGAAGAGGCCGACGACGCAACTGAAGTCGTGTCAGGTACCATTCTAATTCAATCAGTGCCTGATTATGTGTTATTTGACTATGGTGCCacacattcttttatgtctAAGAGGTTTGCTAAGAAGTTAGGACGTAAGCCTGATAAGCTAACTGAACCTTTTCGAATAGCCACACCTACCAGTAAGGCCATTGAAACTCACGAAATTTACCGAGATTGTAAAATCAGTATTAGTAATCAGACTTTTAGGGCCGACTTGATACAGTTGATCATGGTCGATTTCGACATCATCttaggaatggattggttagcaaGAAACAGTGCGATGGTAGATTGTAAGGAAAAGAGAGTTAAACTCCGAACCCCAGATCAGGAAGAAGTCGTGTTTCATGGTAAACCCAAGGAACGGAAGCCGCTGCTTTCCGCATCTCAAGCTTGGAGAGCCATGAAATCCGTTGAAGACATTTACCTAGCAATGGTCAGTGAGATAACAGGAGAAGTCGAGCTGAAACTGGAGGACATCCCGATAGTGAGAGAGTTCCCAGATGTTTTTATAGAAGAACTCTCTGGGACAGTCCCGGATCACGAAGTGGAGTTCGAGATCAATCTGGTTCCCGGTATTGCACAATCTGAAGCACCTTACAGGATGGCACCAGTCGAACTCAAGGATCTAAAAGAACAACTCCAATAA